The Streptomyces sp. NBC_00344 genome includes a window with the following:
- the ruvB gene encoding Holliday junction branch migration DNA helicase RuvB produces MLPPQNEWDQTAPGTEERLVGSGADGEDQAVEAALRPKDLDEFIGQEKVRHQLDLVLRAARQRGATADHVLLSGAPGLGKTTLSMIIAAEMGAPIRITSGPAIQHAGDLAAILSSLQEGEVLFLDEIHRMSRPAEEMLYMAMEDFRVDVIVGKGPGATAIPLELPPFTLVGATTRAGLLPPPLRDRFGFTGHMEFYEPAELERVVHRSARLLDVEIGREGAAEIAGRSRGTPRIANRLLRRVRDYAQVEADGVVTREVAGAALAVYEVDARGLDRLDRAVLRALLKLFGGGPVGLSTLAVAVGEERETVEEVAEPFLVREGLLARTPRGRVATPAAWAHLGLVPPQGGAGSAGGIGQGGLFGA; encoded by the coding sequence ATGCTGCCTCCTCAGAACGAGTGGGACCAAACCGCTCCCGGCACCGAAGAGCGCCTGGTGGGATCCGGCGCCGATGGCGAGGACCAGGCTGTCGAAGCCGCGCTGCGCCCCAAGGACCTCGACGAGTTCATCGGCCAGGAGAAGGTCAGGCACCAGCTGGACCTGGTCCTCAGGGCGGCCAGACAGCGCGGCGCGACCGCCGACCACGTCCTGCTCTCCGGCGCACCCGGCCTGGGCAAGACCACTCTTTCGATGATCATCGCGGCCGAGATGGGTGCCCCGATCCGCATCACTTCGGGCCCCGCCATCCAGCACGCGGGAGATCTGGCCGCGATTCTGTCCTCCCTCCAGGAGGGCGAGGTCCTCTTCCTCGACGAGATCCACCGGATGTCCAGGCCCGCCGAGGAAATGCTCTACATGGCCATGGAGGACTTCCGGGTCGATGTCATCGTCGGCAAGGGGCCGGGCGCCACCGCGATCCCTCTGGAGCTGCCGCCCTTCACCCTGGTCGGCGCCACCACCAGGGCGGGTCTGCTGCCGCCCCCGCTGCGCGACCGCTTCGGCTTCACCGGGCACATGGAGTTCTACGAGCCGGCCGAGCTGGAACGGGTCGTCCACCGTTCGGCCCGGCTGCTCGATGTGGAGATCGGCAGGGAAGGAGCCGCCGAGATCGCCGGACGCTCCCGCGGTACGCCCCGTATCGCCAACCGTCTGCTGCGCCGGGTTCGTGACTACGCCCAGGTCGAGGCGGACGGCGTCGTCACCCGTGAGGTGGCGGGCGCGGCGCTCGCGGTGTACGAGGTCGACGCCAGGGGGCTCGACCGGCTGGACCGTGCCGTGCTCCGGGCCCTGCTGAAACTCTTCGGCGGCGGACCGGTGGGACTCTCCACCCTGGCGGTGGCGGTGGGGGAGGAGCGGGAGACCGTCGAGGAGGTGGCCGAGCCCTTCCTGGTGCGCGAAGGGCTCCTGGCCCGCACCCCGCGCGGCCGGGTGGCCACACCCGCCGCCTGGGCACATCTGGGACTCGTACCGCCACAGGGGGGCGCCGGAAGCGCTGGGGGAATAGGACAAGGGGGTCTCTTCGGGGCGTGA
- the pdxT gene encoding pyridoxal 5'-phosphate synthase glutaminase subunit PdxT, with translation MMSTPVIGVLALQGDVREHLIALATADALARPVRRPDELAEVDGLVIPGGESTTMFKLAALFGMLEPLRERIAAGLPVYGTCAGLIMLAEKILDPRSGQETFGGIDMIVRRNAFGRQNESFEAAVGIEEIEGGPVEGVFIRAPWVESVGAEVQVLARHGGHIVAVRQGNAIATSFHPELTGDHRMHQYFTEMVRDAR, from the coding sequence GTGATGAGCACTCCCGTCATCGGGGTCCTGGCACTCCAGGGCGATGTACGGGAGCACCTGATCGCCCTGGCCACGGCGGACGCCCTGGCCAGGCCGGTCCGGCGCCCCGATGAACTCGCCGAGGTCGACGGGCTCGTCATACCGGGCGGCGAGTCCACCACGATGTTCAAACTCGCCGCGCTCTTCGGCATGCTGGAGCCGCTGCGCGAGCGCATCGCCGCCGGCCTGCCGGTCTACGGCACCTGTGCCGGTCTGATCATGCTCGCCGAGAAGATCCTCGACCCGCGCTCGGGCCAGGAGACCTTCGGCGGTATCGACATGATCGTCCGCCGTAACGCCTTCGGACGTCAGAACGAGTCCTTCGAGGCCGCCGTCGGGATCGAGGAGATCGAGGGGGGTCCCGTGGAGGGCGTCTTCATCCGGGCGCCCTGGGTCGAGTCGGTCGGCGCCGAGGTCCAGGTGCTCGCCCGGCACGGCGGCCATATCGTCGCGGTCCGCCAGGGCAACGCCATCGCCACCTCGTTCCACCCGGAACTCACCGGTGACCACCGGATGCACCAGTACTTCACGGAGATGGTGCGCGACGCCCGGTGA
- the pgsA gene encoding phosphatidylinositol phosphate synthase produces MLNKYARAFFTRVLTPFASFLLRIGVSPDAVTLVGTAGVMAGALVFFPRGDFFWGTIVITLFVFSDLIDGNMARQAGVSSRWGAFLDSTLDRVADGAIFGGFALWYAGSGDNIVLCAVAIFCLASGQVVSYTKARGESIGLPVAVNGLIERAERLVISLVAAGLAGLHAFGVPGIQILLPIALWIVAVGSLITLVQRVVTVRRESAEADTAAAAAQDSEAV; encoded by the coding sequence ATGCTGAACAAGTACGCGCGTGCATTCTTCACGCGTGTCCTCACGCCGTTCGCCTCGTTTCTGCTCCGCATCGGGGTCAGCCCCGACGCGGTCACTCTTGTCGGCACGGCCGGGGTGATGGCGGGTGCGCTGGTCTTTTTCCCCCGGGGAGATTTCTTCTGGGGCACGATCGTCATCACGCTCTTCGTCTTCTCCGACCTGATCGACGGCAACATGGCCCGTCAGGCCGGCGTCTCGAGCCGCTGGGGCGCATTCCTGGACTCGACGCTCGACCGGGTCGCCGACGGAGCGATCTTCGGCGGATTCGCCCTCTGGTACGCGGGCAGCGGCGACAACATCGTGCTCTGCGCCGTCGCCATCTTCTGTCTCGCCAGTGGCCAGGTGGTCTCGTACACCAAGGCCCGCGGTGAGTCGATCGGCCTGCCGGTGGCCGTCAACGGTCTGATCGAGCGGGCAGAGCGCCTGGTCATCTCGCTCGTCGCCGCCGGTCTGGCCGGACTGCACGCCTTCGGGGTGCCCGGCATCCAGATCCTGCTGCCGATCGCGCTGTGGATCGTGGCAGTGGGCAGCCTGATCACCCTGGTGCAGCGCGTCGTGACGGTACGCAGGGAGTCCGCAGAGGCCGATACGGCGGCCGCCGCGGCCCAGGACAGCGAGGCGGTATGA
- the pdxS gene encoding pyridoxal 5'-phosphate synthase lyase subunit PdxS, giving the protein MLHQGCNNCLLRARSSVSSTLPTTDRSTETPATGTARVKRGMAEQLKGGVIMDVVNAEQAKIAEDAGAVAVMALERVPADIRKDGGVARMSDPNMIEEIIEAVSIPVMAKSRIGHFVEAQVLQSLGVDYIDESEVLTPADEVNHSDKFAFTTPFVCGATNLGEALRRIAEGAAMIRSKGEAGTGNVVEAVRHLRQIKNEIARLRGYDNNELYAAAKDLRAPYELVKEVAELGKLPVVLFSAGGVATPADAALMRQLGAEGVFVGSGIFKSGDPARRAAAIVKATTFFDDPKIIADASRNLGEAMVGINCDTLPENERYANRGW; this is encoded by the coding sequence ATGTTGCATCAGGGCTGCAACAACTGTCTTCTCCGAGCGAGGTCATCCGTGTCCAGCACGCTTCCCACCACCGACCGGTCCACCGAGACTCCGGCCACCGGCACCGCACGCGTCAAGCGCGGCATGGCCGAGCAGCTCAAGGGCGGTGTGATCATGGATGTGGTCAACGCCGAGCAGGCGAAGATCGCCGAGGACGCGGGCGCCGTCGCGGTCATGGCGCTGGAGCGGGTCCCCGCCGACATCCGCAAGGACGGCGGCGTCGCCCGGATGTCCGACCCCAACATGATCGAGGAGATCATCGAGGCGGTCTCCATCCCCGTCATGGCCAAGTCCCGCATCGGGCACTTCGTAGAGGCCCAGGTGCTTCAGTCGCTCGGTGTCGACTACATCGACGAGTCCGAGGTGCTGACCCCGGCCGACGAGGTCAACCACAGCGACAAGTTCGCCTTCACGACCCCCTTCGTCTGTGGCGCCACCAACCTCGGTGAGGCCCTGCGCCGCATCGCCGAAGGCGCGGCCATGATCCGCTCCAAGGGTGAGGCCGGCACCGGCAACGTCGTCGAGGCCGTACGTCATCTGCGCCAGATCAAGAACGAGATAGCCCGGCTGCGCGGTTACGACAACAACGAGCTGTACGCGGCGGCGAAGGACCTGCGGGCGCCGTACGAGCTGGTCAAGGAGGTCGCCGAGCTCGGAAAGCTGCCGGTGGTCCTCTTCTCCGCCGGTGGTGTCGCCACCCCTGCCGATGCCGCGCTGATGCGCCAGCTCGGCGCCGAGGGCGTCTTCGTCGGCTCGGGCATCTTCAAGTCCGGCGACCCGGCCAGGCGTGCCGCCGCCATCGTGAAGGCCACCACCTTCTTCGACGACCCGAAGATCATCGCGGACGCCTCCCGCAACCTGGGTGAGGCCATGGTCGGCATCAACTGCGACACCCTCCCCGAGAACGAGCGCTACGCGAACCGGGGCTGGTGA
- the ruvA gene encoding Holliday junction branch migration protein RuvA, translated as MIAFVSGPVAALAPNTAVVEVGGVGMAVQCTPNTLSTLRIGRPAKLSTSLVVREDSLTLYGFVDDDERQVFELLQTASGVGPRLAQAMLAVHTPDALRLAVSTGDEKALTAVPGIGKKGAQKLLLELKDRLGVPLGTGAHLAAQRSAPGPAPWNEQLHTALVGLGYAPRDAEEAVTAVIPQAEAAGEPDIGALLKAALQTLNRAR; from the coding sequence ATGATCGCCTTTGTCTCCGGTCCGGTGGCCGCCCTGGCCCCCAACACCGCTGTCGTGGAGGTCGGCGGTGTCGGCATGGCCGTCCAGTGCACCCCGAACACGCTCTCCACCCTGCGTATCGGCCGGCCCGCCAAGCTGTCCACCTCCCTGGTCGTCCGGGAGGACTCGCTCACCCTCTACGGCTTCGTGGACGACGACGAACGCCAGGTGTTCGAACTGCTCCAGACCGCGAGCGGGGTGGGACCCCGGCTCGCCCAGGCGATGCTCGCCGTGCACACCCCGGACGCCCTGCGGCTCGCGGTCTCCACCGGCGACGAGAAGGCGCTCACCGCCGTGCCCGGCATCGGGAAGAAGGGCGCCCAGAAGCTCCTGCTGGAGCTCAAGGACCGCCTCGGGGTACCGCTCGGCACCGGAGCCCACCTCGCCGCGCAGCGGTCCGCCCCGGGTCCGGCTCCGTGGAACGAGCAGCTGCACACCGCGCTGGTCGGCCTGGGCTACGCGCCCCGTGACGCCGAAGAGGCGGTCACCGCCGTCATCCCGCAGGCCGAGGCCGCGGGCGAACCCGATATCGGTGCGCTTCTCAAGGCCGCACTGCAGACCCTCAACCGCGCCCGCTGA
- a CDS encoding YebC/PmpR family DNA-binding transcriptional regulator, producing MSGHSKWATTKHKKAVVDAKRGKLFAKLIKNIEVAARTGGVDPEGNPTLVDAIQKAKKSSVPNKNIDSAVKRGGGLEAGGVDYQTIMYEGYGPNGVAVLIECLTDNRNRAASDVRVAMTRNGGSMADPGSVSYLFNRKGVVLVPKGELAEDDVLGAVLEAGAEEVNDLGESYEVVSEATDMVAVRTALQDAGIDYDSAEANFMPTMQVELDEEGARKIFKLIDALEDSDDVQNVFANFDVSDDVMEKIDA from the coding sequence ATGTCCGGCCACTCTAAATGGGCTACGACGAAGCACAAGAAGGCCGTGGTTGACGCCAAGCGCGGCAAGCTCTTCGCGAAGCTGATCAAGAACATCGAAGTTGCCGCCCGGACCGGCGGTGTCGACCCCGAGGGCAACCCGACGCTCGTCGACGCCATCCAGAAGGCGAAGAAGAGCTCGGTCCCCAACAAGAACATCGACTCCGCGGTCAAGCGCGGCGGCGGTCTCGAAGCGGGCGGCGTCGACTACCAGACGATCATGTACGAGGGATACGGCCCGAACGGCGTCGCGGTGCTCATCGAGTGCCTCACCGACAACCGCAACCGCGCCGCGTCCGACGTACGGGTCGCGATGACCCGCAACGGCGGCTCGATGGCGGACCCGGGTTCGGTCTCGTACCTCTTCAACCGCAAGGGTGTCGTACTGGTGCCCAAGGGTGAACTCGCCGAGGACGACGTCCTCGGCGCCGTTCTGGAGGCCGGTGCCGAAGAGGTCAACGACCTGGGCGAGTCCTACGAGGTGGTCAGCGAGGCCACCGACATGGTCGCGGTCCGCACCGCGCTCCAGGATGCCGGCATCGACTACGACTCGGCCGAGGCCAACTTCATGCCCACCATGCAGGTCGAGCTCGACGAAGAGGGCGCACGCAAGATCTTCAAGCTGATCGACGCACTCGAGGACAGCGACGACGTACAGAACGTCTTCGCCAACTTCGATGTCTCGGACGACGTCATGGAGAAGATCGACGCCTGA
- the ruvC gene encoding crossover junction endodeoxyribonuclease RuvC: MRVLGVDPGLTRCGVGVVDGAAGRPLTMLGVGVVRTPSDAELGTRLVAVERGIEEWLDRYRPEVVAVERVFSQHNVSTVMGTAQASAVAMLCAARRGIPVALHTPSEVKAAVSGSGRADKAQVGAMVTRLLRLDAPPRPADAADALALAICHIWRAPAQNRLQQAVAAHRTLKGRTA; encoded by the coding sequence GTGCGCGTACTCGGTGTGGACCCGGGGCTGACCCGGTGCGGAGTCGGCGTGGTCGACGGCGCCGCGGGCCGCCCCCTGACGATGCTCGGAGTGGGTGTGGTGCGCACGCCGTCCGACGCCGAGCTCGGCACCCGGCTGGTCGCCGTCGAGCGCGGCATCGAGGAGTGGCTCGACCGGTACCGGCCCGAAGTCGTGGCTGTGGAAAGGGTGTTCAGCCAGCACAACGTCAGTACGGTGATGGGCACCGCACAGGCGAGCGCCGTCGCCATGCTCTGCGCCGCCCGCCGAGGTATCCCCGTGGCCCTGCACACCCCCAGTGAGGTCAAGGCAGCGGTCTCGGGCAGCGGCCGGGCCGACAAGGCCCAGGTCGGCGCCATGGTGACCCGGCTGCTGCGGCTGGACGCGCCGCCCCGGCCGGCCGACGCCGCCGACGCACTCGCACTCGCCATCTGTCACATCTGGCGGGCCCCCGCCCAGAACCGGCTGCAGCAGGCCGTCGCCGCCCATCGCACGCTGAAAGGCCGTACCGCATGA
- the secD gene encoding protein translocase subunit SecD, which produces MAAPNKGRRQAGAQGKPGRALALILIAMVALVGGMFWSKQVTPRLGIDLAGGTSITLKAENQPGRPNAINKKNMDTAVSIIDRRVNGLGVTEAEVQTQGKDHIIVNIPKGTNEKQARQQVGTTAQLYFRPVLALAPGTPTPAKPSTTPSPSPSSTAGNKDKATSKATASPSASTQGRAVTDALKADPSPSASAPPKSSATPSPADTATAAKLQKEFAALNCSTKAGRAKAGAASAKPTDPTVACSDKGDEKYILDAAAVAGTDVDGAKAVIDQQSAQWIVQMDFTGKGSKKFQTVTKKLSQQQRPQNQFAIALDGAVVSAPSVSETLSGSAQISGSFNQQSAEDLANVLSYGALPLSFHEETVTTVTAALGGEQLQAGLIAGAIGLALVIIYLVAYYRGLAALAILSLMVSAILTYAIMSLLGKGIGFALNLPAVCGAIVAIGITADSFIVYFERIRDEIREGRTLRPAVERAWPRARRTILVSDFVSFLAAAVLYIVTVGKVQGFAFTLGLTTLLDVAVVFLFTKPVMTLMARKKFFASGHPWSGLDPKRLGAKPPLRRTRRSSASAPTDPKEA; this is translated from the coding sequence GTGGCAGCACCGAACAAGGGCCGAAGGCAGGCGGGAGCCCAGGGCAAGCCCGGGCGTGCCCTGGCCCTGATCCTGATCGCCATGGTTGCGCTCGTCGGCGGGATGTTCTGGTCGAAGCAGGTCACGCCGCGTCTTGGCATCGACCTCGCGGGCGGTACGAGCATCACGCTCAAGGCCGAGAACCAGCCCGGCAGGCCCAACGCGATCAACAAGAAGAACATGGACACCGCGGTCAGCATCATCGACCGCCGCGTCAACGGTCTGGGCGTGACCGAGGCCGAGGTCCAGACCCAGGGCAAGGACCACATCATCGTCAACATCCCCAAGGGGACGAACGAGAAGCAGGCCAGGCAGCAGGTCGGTACCACCGCCCAGCTGTACTTCCGGCCCGTGCTCGCCCTCGCCCCAGGGACACCGACGCCGGCCAAGCCCTCCACCACACCGTCTCCCAGTCCGTCGTCGACCGCCGGCAACAAGGACAAGGCGACCTCGAAGGCCACGGCGTCGCCCAGCGCATCCACCCAGGGCCGCGCCGTGACCGACGCACTCAAGGCCGACCCGAGCCCTTCCGCTTCGGCGCCTCCCAAGTCCTCCGCCACCCCCTCGCCCGCGGACACCGCCACGGCGGCGAAGCTCCAGAAGGAATTCGCGGCGCTCAACTGCTCCACGAAGGCGGGCCGCGCCAAGGCCGGCGCCGCTTCCGCCAAGCCCACCGACCCGACTGTCGCCTGCAGTGACAAGGGCGACGAGAAGTACATCCTGGACGCGGCCGCAGTCGCCGGTACCGACGTCGACGGCGCGAAGGCGGTCATCGACCAGCAGAGCGCCCAGTGGATCGTGCAGATGGACTTCACGGGCAAGGGCTCGAAGAAGTTCCAGACGGTCACCAAGAAGCTCTCGCAGCAGCAGAGGCCGCAGAACCAGTTCGCGATCGCCCTGGACGGCGCGGTCGTCTCGGCCCCCAGCGTCAGCGAGACGCTGAGCGGCAGCGCCCAGATCTCCGGCAGCTTCAACCAGCAGTCCGCCGAGGACCTCGCCAACGTGCTGTCCTACGGTGCGCTCCCGCTCTCCTTCCACGAGGAGACGGTCACCACGGTGACCGCGGCGCTCGGTGGCGAGCAGCTCCAGGCAGGTCTGATCGCCGGTGCGATCGGCCTCGCGCTGGTCATCATCTACCTGGTGGCCTACTACCGCGGCCTGGCAGCCCTCGCCATCCTCAGCCTGATGGTCTCCGCGATCCTCACGTACGCGATCATGTCGCTGCTCGGCAAGGGCATCGGTTTCGCGCTGAACCTGCCCGCGGTGTGCGGTGCGATCGTCGCGATCGGCATCACGGCCGACTCGTTCATCGTCTACTTCGAACGCATCCGCGACGAGATCCGTGAGGGGCGCACGCTGCGGCCCGCCGTCGAGCGTGCCTGGCCGCGTGCCCGGCGCACCATCCTGGTCTCGGACTTCGTGTCCTTCCTCGCCGCGGCCGTGCTGTACATCGTGACCGTCGGCAAGGTGCAGGGATTCGCCTTCACCCTGGGGCTCACCACACTGCTCGACGTCGCCGTGGTGTTCCTGTTCACCAAGCCGGTGATGACGCTGATGGCCCGCAAGAAGTTCTTCGCGAGCGGACATCCCTGGTCCGGTCTCGACCCGAAGCGCCTGGGTGCGAAACCCCCGCTCCGGCGTACCCGCCGGTCCTCGGCCTCCGCCCCCACCGACCCGAAGGAGGCGTGA
- a CDS encoding glycosyltransferase family 4 protein, translated as MKIGIVCPYSWDVPGGVQFHIRDLADHLIRLGHQVSVLAPADDETPLPAYVVSAGRAVPVPYNGSVARLNFGFISAARVRRWLHDGTFDVIHIHEPTSPSLGLLACWAAQGPIVATFHTSNPRSRAMIAAYPILQPALEKISARIAVSEYARRTLVEHLGGDAVVIPNGVDVGFFDRAEPRPEWQSQGSPDGSKPQSGGTIGFIGRIDEPRKGLPVLMRALPKILAECPGTRLLVAGRGDEREAVATLPEEMRGRVEFLGMVSDEDKARLLRSVDLYIAPNTGGESFGIILVEAMSAGAPVLASDLDAFAQVLDQGAAGELFANEDPDALAAAAVGLLRDGARREELSKRGSAHVRRFDWSTVGADILAVYETVTDGAASVDTDERVSLRARFGLARD; from the coding sequence GTGAAGATCGGCATCGTCTGTCCGTACTCCTGGGACGTGCCCGGAGGAGTCCAGTTCCACATCAGGGACCTGGCGGACCATCTGATCCGCCTCGGCCACCAGGTGTCGGTGCTGGCCCCGGCCGACGACGAGACACCGCTGCCCGCGTATGTCGTGTCCGCGGGACGGGCCGTTCCGGTGCCGTACAACGGCTCGGTCGCCCGGCTGAACTTCGGGTTCATCTCCGCTGCCCGGGTTCGGCGGTGGCTGCACGACGGCACCTTCGACGTGATCCACATCCATGAACCGACCTCGCCTTCGCTGGGGCTGCTCGCCTGCTGGGCCGCGCAGGGTCCGATCGTGGCGACCTTCCACACCTCGAACCCGCGGTCGCGCGCCATGATCGCCGCTTACCCCATCCTGCAGCCCGCACTGGAGAAGATCAGCGCGCGGATCGCGGTGAGCGAGTACGCCCGCAGAACCCTGGTGGAGCATCTCGGGGGCGACGCGGTCGTCATCCCCAACGGCGTCGACGTCGGCTTCTTCGACCGGGCCGAGCCGAGACCCGAGTGGCAGTCGCAGGGCAGCCCGGACGGGAGTAAGCCGCAGTCCGGCGGCACGATCGGCTTCATCGGGCGGATCGACGAGCCGCGCAAGGGGCTCCCCGTGCTGATGCGGGCGCTGCCGAAGATCCTCGCCGAGTGTCCCGGAACCCGGCTGCTGGTGGCCGGCCGGGGCGACGAGCGGGAAGCCGTGGCGACCCTGCCGGAGGAGATGCGCGGGCGGGTCGAGTTCCTCGGCATGGTGAGCGACGAGGACAAGGCACGGCTGCTGCGGAGCGTCGATCTGTACATCGCACCGAACACCGGCGGCGAGAGCTTCGGGATCATCCTGGTCGAGGCGATGTCGGCGGGTGCGCCGGTACTCGCCAGCGATCTGGACGCGTTCGCCCAGGTGCTCGACCAGGGCGCGGCCGGTGAACTCTTCGCCAACGAGGACCCGGACGCACTCGCCGCGGCCGCCGTGGGTCTGCTGCGCGACGGCGCACGCCGGGAGGAGCTGAGCAAACGGGGCAGCGCCCATGTGCGCCGCTTCGACTGGTCGACGGTCGGCGCGGACATCCTGGCCGTCTACGAGACGGTGACGGACGGCGCGGCATCCGTCGACACCGACGAGCGGGTGAGCCTGCGGGCCCGGTTCGGCCTCGCCCGCGACTGA
- the yajC gene encoding preprotein translocase subunit YajC: protein MSLVTLLPFIVLIGAMFLMTRSAKRKQQAAASMRNQMQPGAGVRTIGGMYATVKEINEDSVLLEIAPGVHAVYGKNAIGAVLEDEEYNRIVHGDGAVVPDDASSLTGPDETSDDAKVDLGKHDVPDHEDSTDSAKIADSEDGAAAAGPAEAKTGDDQAETKAPKADGEDDAK, encoded by the coding sequence GTGAGTCTCGTGACCCTCCTCCCCTTCATCGTGCTCATCGGGGCCATGTTCCTGATGACCCGGTCCGCCAAGCGCAAGCAGCAGGCGGCCGCATCGATGCGCAATCAGATGCAGCCCGGCGCGGGCGTCCGGACGATCGGGGGCATGTACGCCACCGTCAAGGAGATCAACGAAGACTCGGTCCTCCTCGAGATCGCCCCTGGCGTGCACGCCGTCTACGGCAAGAACGCGATCGGCGCGGTGCTCGAGGACGAGGAGTACAACCGCATCGTCCACGGCGACGGCGCTGTCGTTCCTGACGACGCCTCCTCGCTGACCGGCCCCGACGAGACGTCGGACGACGCCAAGGTCGACCTCGGCAAGCACGACGTCCCGGACCACGAGGACAGCACGGACTCCGCCAAGATCGCGGACTCCGAGGACGGCGCGGCGGCCGCCGGCCCGGCCGAGGCCAAGACCGGCGACGACCAGGCCGAGACCAAGGCCCCCAAGGCCGACGGCGAGGACGACGCGAAGTAA
- a CDS encoding phosphatidylinositol mannoside acyltransferase, with amino-acid sequence MKERLTDALYGLGWSAVRKLPEPVAAGLGRRIADTVWKRRGKSVLRLESNLARVVPDATPARLAGLSQAGMRSYMRYWMESFRLPAWSTDRVKNGFDVKDVHYLTEGLAAGRGVILALPHMGNYDLAGAWVTTKLGVPFTTVAERLKPETLYDRFVAYREGLGMEVLPHTGGTAFGTLAQRLRAGGLVCLVADRDLSASGVEVKFFGEPTRMPAGPALLAQQTGALLLPVTLWYDESPVMRGRVHPPVEVPETGTRAEKTSVMAQAVADAFATGIAEHPEDWHMLQRLWLADLETRRETS; translated from the coding sequence ATGAAGGAGCGTCTGACCGACGCGCTGTACGGACTCGGCTGGAGCGCGGTCAGGAAGCTGCCGGAACCGGTGGCTGCCGGTCTCGGCAGGCGGATCGCCGACACGGTCTGGAAGCGCCGGGGCAAGAGCGTGCTGCGGCTCGAGTCGAATCTGGCCCGGGTGGTGCCCGACGCGACACCGGCGCGGCTGGCAGGTCTCTCGCAGGCCGGGATGCGCTCGTACATGCGCTACTGGATGGAGTCGTTCCGGCTGCCCGCATGGAGCACCGACCGGGTGAAGAACGGGTTCGACGTCAAGGACGTGCACTACCTGACCGAGGGACTCGCCGCGGGGCGGGGCGTCATACTCGCGCTGCCCCACATGGGCAACTACGACCTGGCCGGGGCCTGGGTCACCACGAAGCTCGGGGTGCCCTTCACCACGGTCGCCGAGAGGCTGAAGCCGGAGACGCTGTACGACAGGTTCGTCGCCTACCGCGAGGGTCTGGGCATGGAGGTGCTGCCGCACACCGGAGGCACGGCCTTCGGCACCCTGGCACAGCGGCTGCGGGCCGGCGGCCTGGTCTGTCTTGTGGCCGACCGTGATCTGTCCGCGTCCGGCGTCGAGGTGAAGTTCTTCGGCGAGCCCACCCGGATGCCGGCGGGACCCGCGCTGCTGGCCCAGCAGACGGGTGCGCTGCTGCTGCCCGTGACCCTCTGGTACGACGAGTCACCGGTGATGCGCGGCCGGGTCCATCCGCCGGTCGAGGTGCCCGAGACAGGTACCCGCGCCGAAAAGACGTCTGTGATGGCGCAGGCGGTGGCCGATGCCTTCGCCACCGGAATCGCCGAGCACCCGGAGGACTGGCACATGCTGCAGCGTCTCTGGCTCGCCGACCTAGAGACCCGCCGGGAGACCTCGTGA